The DNA sequence TGTGACATTTGATGGAATAAATCATATCCATTTAAAGGCATAAAggaatataattttacaatatcCCTCTCAGAAAAaggaaacataaaataataaaaaaaattattggaatatgCTCCTAACTGAATAtggaataaatcaataaatactCATGTTTCACACATGACACTAAACGACCATATGATGATGCTGATTAATGATCATGCTATGACTGCTCACACAAGATTTataaaaaactattttatcaagtaaatttgaagattgagattttaaattattgaaaaattattaaaatagaataattcaatagtaaaatgattttctaaataatttatattgcaTAGAATAAGACCACCATGaactaatactatatatggaaTAATGCATAATTACTAGTAATACTTAAGTATTTTGCAAAAGTTATAATGTGCACGGCATGAGCACTAATTTTTCCCAATTCCACCACTGATATACGTATGATATAGACTTTTATTACTCTGATCATGACATTAGGAAtactttaatatttcaaatatttatttattactttcaACGTTAAGATGTCATTTAGCTGAAAAATCTTGCTTATCGTCCAATAAACGCTCCATCTTATCACCAAATATGATAACAATTTTTCTACATGGAGTTGGATAAGTTCTCCAAATCATATCGACTATGACTAGCCACATAATatcttaatatttattattatgcaATTCCTCCAAGAGAAGAAATGGTAAAAGAACTTGTTTTCTCTTGATCTAAAAAATTCAGCAAACATGCTAGTTCAGCTGCGAATTGATGTTATCCATTATGAATTTCAAAACGATTAATGATTATTGAATATCATGTTTAGGCTcatagtgtaatttttaatttgttatcatactaagatattttgaaaaaagttactGTATTTATCTGTATATTTATGCACTTACTGGCATCTGATGTAATATGATTCAAGAACCAATAATCACATCGGTCCAATCTATTGACTCAAGAACAGATAATTTTGCTGcgatattgaaaataattgattataatATAGCTGTCAATTATTAGATTATCTAACATTTAGGTCCAAgacaaaaatcatcaattcGTTTGAATAGCTTATGCTCGAAATTATCACGTGTGGTTTATGTCGACTAGACTCGGGCCCATTAAAAAGGAACAATATATTCATTAACCAATCACACAACACTTCATTCATCGCAAATTCCACTTCACACACacaataaaaggaaaagagcCTCCAATTCGACATCGTATTGGTCGACTCCACAACAAGCGACAAGCAGCTGATCACCACCACCAAGATCAATCCTAGCCGTTGATAGACGGATAAAAAAGAGATCGACGGTGCCACCTCAGCCCATGCCTATTTATtcctcacacacacactgcagtatttaaaaattgaaaaaagaaaaagtcgAAAAAGGCGGCGATTGGATTCGGAAACCGGACCCGGGAAACGGGTCGGgtaatttaagttttttaaaTAGCGAGGACGAGACCGGGTACCGACTTGCCGACCCGACCCGGGAGGCTGCTCTCCCAGACGGAGGGGCAGTGGAGGGTGGCAATGCTGCAGTCGGATTGGGCGGAGAAGCGGGTGACGGTGAGGGAGGTGTTGAAGTACTCGCGGACCTGGGTGATTATCCCATCGGTGACGGTCCAGGCGTGGACCCAGGCGATGGAGCGGGTCGGGTCGAAACCCTCGGCGAGGACGGTGGGGCCGAAGGCGGCGATGCTGAGGGGGGCGAAGGTGAATTCCGGGGAGGAGGAGTCCTTGTTGCTGCCGGTGAGGAGGTGCATCAAAAACTGGTGCGACGGGGGGCCGTGGAACCACCACTCGAGGTCGGGGGCGAGGATCTGCTGGATTGCCTCGGCGTCGCGGCGGCTCAGGGCGTCATACAGGGCGGTCACCACCCCTTTGTTTCGAGAATCCTCCAGAATTTCCGTGGGTAACGCCAGTTCCTGAGAattggggatttttttttgtgattttgctGAAATGAATGGAGGAATTTGGGGGAATTGGTAGGAAATGGGGAGAGAGGAGAAGGATTTTATAGAGATGAGTGTGAGGGTAATTTGGGGATTTGGAGGGATTTTGAGTGTGGAGGGTAGTTTGGGAATTTTGGATGTGGAGGGCAGAATGGGGAATATGGGGATCCCATATTCCTAGTCAGTCGCATGAAAGCTACGTGGCGCTTTGCAAGTTGGTGAGGTGTATGGAATGGGATTTTTCAGACAGAAGAGGGTGTGTGGGGCCTGCTCCTTCAGTTCTGTATTTCTGGATCCTTACAATTTTGGTcaaaaaaattagttcatCCTTCTCAAtataagaaatgtaaaataaattaaattgaataagtcagtggaatatgaatttcatttatgttatatattatttttataataaaatataaatagaataagtTGATAGAATATGagttctatttattatttatggtaaaagtgaagtaaGATTTTTAAGTTGGGATggacgaaaatgacaaaacatgACTCTTAAGTTGAGACGAAGGGagttatatcaaattaaatgaataaattcatttttacaaGTGGAAAAttgttttgaaataataatatgcaAGTCAAACTGTGTGTTCTATATCGAAGTTTGGAGAAATCGTAATTGTTCCATGGACCATGACAACTGTTTCCGgcaaatccaaaaataatgtGGCTCAAGCGTTTAATGTTTTGGATGATAGTATAAATGAGCAgtaaatgaaaaaggaaatgacatAGAAGTTTCCTAAATGTCCTTCCGTCTTCATcttcataatttcattaagATCCTATTCGTTATATGTAATACATATTGAGTTCATTTGTAACGATAAAGTTTTTAGATTGATGATTATCTCCGCATATCAATATAAGTCGATCCGATTCCCAAATTGTCGATTATTCCACAAACCAATTTAAATCTttctaatatatttgttttcacTGACACGTTTCATGAGAAACTTCTCAATAGGCCATCCATCATAATTAATTGCACAAAGCACATATGTTAGAAAAGAAGATACGCACTTGTTCACATGAGTAACGCATATcagatatatttttattcattcatgTCCTCATCCGCTTCAGAAATAGAAACTACTCTTTGTCTTTGCACTGCGATCACTCCATACTTTTGCCTAAAGCATCACATCATCTCAGCATGATCGTTGGCATGCCAACTGGGACTAATTTTCCTTAAATTTGGATGGTTGGTGCAGTTGCAAGTTATTGTGAATTCCCGATTTGTCATCAAATTCTGAAAAGTGCGAGAAAAATCATTATTCAACCAACCTTCACAATTTTACTAGCAATTTTACCTCTTCACCTCTCAAATTGATCGTCTAAGAAGAGATTCGGAttcttatttcttctttttatagtCCCTGATTGTTTAGGAAGTATGCTATCAAGTTCAACCTAAATATAcctaataaaattgatttcaaataCTAGAAATAAGACAGATCATCAACCGCAAattctattttgtttgttttaggAAATAAATTCTGTTTCTAAAATCTGTCAATTATTACGGTTTAATGATGATGCAAGGACAATCACATAAAACCTATCATCaatcatcaattaaaataacttttgaattattgataaaatagcTTCGATGTCTAACCAAATAATTTCCCCTTGCTACTAGAACATTCCATTGGATGCATATGAATAAAgcatattttctgtttttgccggttttcttatttagtttaaagttaaatgatactccatccgttccacaATAGGAATAATAGGGGTTATTATTATTGTGTGTACGAATTTTAAcaaatgtaaagaataatggattgaaaaaattagtggaatatgagacccactttttcataatggttttataataaactgTGATTGAAATgatttagtggaatgtgataCCTACTTAgtacttactccctccgtcccagataatttgacccaatattccatttcgggccgtcccacataatttgtctcatttcacttttaccatttttggtagtggacctcatattccactaactcatttctactcacattttattatcaaaCTAATACTTCAAAAGTAGGAcacacatcccaccaactttttcaactcactttccattagatttcttaaaacccgtaccgggtcaaagtgtcccaaattatttggaacggagggagtactatttatggtaaaagtgaagtgtgacttttattgtcgaacggaccaaaataaaaaagtgtgactcttattgtgagacagcaggagtaaataaataattttacttttactactaattaaatgagtaaataaataattttacttttactactaattaaatgaataagtGTACAATTGTACAAATAAGAAGAGTAGAAACAAGTTTCGTAAAGTAGTTTTTGTATTCGAATAATGGTTGGGTTCCTATATTTGTATGgattttaagatttttatagtagtacatatTATTAATTGGGTGGGAAATTTTCGTACAACTTTCGATGATCATTAGTTAATTATCACAGTCATAAGTCATTTTGCATGTACCTTCTAAGAAAAAAGGGGTATTCTTGTTGAGATTcaaattttctgatttttaaagctgaaaaattacaatttaggGTGATATACAACTTACAcatgttttataatttaaaaccaTACATTATAAGACTTCAATCAAGAAACTCCAACCTAAGAAACGCTGAACTAAATTAACAATACCATAAGAAGCTACAACTAATAACATGTCAACTCACAAACACAACTAACAGCAGAGATAGGAAAAATTGCCCGCACGGGCTAGCTCAGTTGACTCCAGAGGTGGAGATCTGTAACAATAAGCGGGTGTTCGAATCCCACTACCACCGTGAGGAGACTGCCACCTTTCAGGCACAAGCGTGAGGCCTCTGTGGAGGTGGGTCTCCGGTGGGACAGTGGGTTGAACTCTCCCCTCTAGTGAGCCGCTGAGTACCGTGATTTAACTCCCTTCACTGATGTCGGGCCGGGGGTGGGGGCGCCTGGGGTTGGCGATACAACCTTAATGTAACAAGGAAATGAACACATGGATCATACCaccaaatataaaaagaaggaaaatatGCACCAGGGAAAAGTAGAGTGACAAAATGGATATTGGGTATCAAATTATACCCCGTACTGACCTGATACCCGCCAGTCATTGAATATCCGAGACCTAAATTTACCGGTACCGGATCGGGTAATAAAGTTTAGAATGTATTAGATATCAGGTAACCCGATTGGATATCGAATATTTGGGTTGTTATGTTGAAGGGGCAGGATGGTTGGGTACGTACGAGTAATGGGCATTAACATTTAATCACAATAATGGACTAAACTCTCATTATGTCATTTCATGACATATAAATTTTCTCAGTCCTAATTGCCAGTTCAGTGTTGAATtcttaatagtattattaataggagtagtatttttttcaatcacttttgaattatataaacaacttatttattttagttaaatcaatttttacaCCATATTACtcacttaaaatttttgtCCAGTGAGTAACTTGAGTGCAATTCTCTCAccattttatctctttttctATAGATTATACTTATTGAGTTGGGCACaaacttattaatttttggtgTTCATtctttatgaatttatttgatgttatatagtttaataaatttatacgAGAAATGAATATAAACTGTTATTAAGTTTCAATAAGTAGGAGTCACAAAATTAGGAATATGGAGTAAGTTAGAACTCCCTCCATCGCCGTTAATTGAcgctgatttttttttttcatccgtCGCCTATTAATTGACACCCttactttttactacttttgataatgaatcccatatttcactaactcatttcactcacattttattataaaattaatatatataaaagtatgacttaTATTCTACTACccttttcaacccactttccactatatttcttaataccCGTGTCAAGTCAAACAATATCAATTAATGGGGGACGAAGGTAGTATCATTATATCGGCACAAAAAGTCAGGTTCTTCGACTATCTAATTGTTCGAGTTCGGATATCTGCAGATATAGTTAATATACATGCACCGGATGATCAGGTacctaattatattattgagTTAGGTAACAAGGACAACCATTATTCGGGTGTGGCTACCCAAAATTTTCGAATCAGGTATCCACTGATATCCGATTTCCATTTGGAATTAAAAGTAACGTGTCCACGGTATCCGAGTACCTTGTTAAGACGTCATCTCACGTACCCTTGATCAACAATCATATGGCTCATGACTCCTCGAGGCTATTTGGGTTCATTTCCCCCTCTAACCTTACTCAAATCATCATATGTTGATCCCATTGAATAAAGTTAAcagttatattaataaaaatagtagtactactagtttttatGAACGATGTTAGTGCTTGTCCATATAAAATTGTAGCCTTTATGAGTTGAGTGCAGGGAACTTATTACTATATGCTAAGaattctaatattaaaatatttcacataGGAATAACGACAAAAAAATGTTACGAAACTTTCATTGAACTAATACTATACTATTCCTACATAgttttaaaagtaatatatcAAACTAACAACTAGAGTATAGAGTATTATTGATTCAATCGcttttttcctaaaaaaatgattcaattaaatattacagTAATGCAACTTTTATTCCACAACAGCCATTAAACAATTAtgagaaaatatcaacagtaCTGCAAAATAAagtcataaaaattaaatataaaccacATCTAAGATATTCAGAGAAGCTCAAACAACTAGAAAGCGATTTTAAACACTTCtccatcatttttttttaaaattaagaaagttgaatttgagaaggaaatagagaataaatgataattggcctaattaattaatatttggtgGATTTGGTGACTTGTTGAGGTTCCATTACCTTACATGcattactataaatattgcaATAATATTAGCAGAAAATGACAAACACCTATCAACAGACTCGAAGAGTGTAAAATCCGTGGCTGCCATTATAAAAGCAAAGCATATGCTATAATCTCAGCAtctaatcattaattaatatcttaagTTCCTTAATTGAACCcatcattttttaaagatataacaataatttgtggttaaaatttgtttaattccGTTTCTGTGCTTGATTTTTGTAATGCCAAATTGCCAaccactttaattattgcaAATAGAACGCGATATATATAATGCAATAATACACGTTTAGTCTGATATAGTTCTTAATGAGAGAAtgatatatatactatatttcatcttttggaaaaaatattcattttaatttttatcacttTATTTACCCTCACTTAATTCGCTAAACTCAAAGGAAATAACTTAGTTCAAATTTGTTTTAGATTGGTGCaaattgttatattttgtattatacTGATAAAATATAACATTTCGATTTTGATCTATATCAAATGAGGTTTGATTGTGCATGAAGTGGCACCTGATACATGAATGAATGATCTAATTAATGGAATCCTAGTAAAGGTCCATcttaaaatatgaatcaaCACAAATGTGAATATTTCAACAACGAAAAAAAACTGGTGAGATGAAATGGTTATAAGTAATTGTTATTGACCTTTCATTTGGGCAGAGGGCAATAGTAATCTTTGTTCTCACAAAAAAGCAAGAGGCAATTTTGATTCAAAAGTCATTCATATGTAT is a window from the Salvia hispanica cultivar TCC Black 2014 chromosome 1, UniMelb_Shisp_WGS_1.0, whole genome shotgun sequence genome containing:
- the LOC125202752 gene encoding wound-induced protein 1, with amino-acid sequence MHLLTGSNKDSSSPEFTFAPLSIAAFGPTVLAEGFDPTRSIAWVHAWTVTDGIITQVREYFNTSLTVTRFSAQSDCSIATLHCPSVWESSLPGRVGKSVPGLVLAI